Proteins co-encoded in one Rattus rattus isolate New Zealand chromosome 5, Rrattus_CSIRO_v1, whole genome shotgun sequence genomic window:
- the Wfdc13 gene encoding WAP four-disulfide core domain protein 13 — translation MTPVPPFQLLLVLSLAPQLVPASPKQYFLKYVLEPPPCRSEPDVCDTFCTEQEDCSPNLQCCSAYCGIVCTSNQAPVVGVS, via the exons ATGACACCTGTGCCACCTTTCCAGCTCCTGTTGGTGCTCAGCCTGGCACCACAGCTGGTGCCTGCAAGTCCCAAGCAATACTTTCTGA AGTATGTCTTGGAACCACCGCCCTGCAGATCAGAGCCTGACGTCTGTGACACCTTCTGTACGGAGCAGGAGGACTGCTCACCAAATCTTCAGTGCTGTTCTGCCTACTGTGGAATAGTGTGTACCTCAAACCAAGCCCCAGTGGTTGGGGTCTCCTGA